From one Candidatus Acididesulfobacter guangdongensis genomic stretch:
- a CDS encoding slipin family protein, which yields MQGFGVLFISVIIIVAIMIILYAVRIITEYDRAVIFRLGRAIAVKGPGIILLWPVIDRMIRVSLRILTFEVPSQDVITKDNVTLKISAVVYFKIVDPLNAVVQVADYYNAISQLAQTTLRSICGEAELDKLLAEREKINAEMQDILDKHTGPWGIKITIVELKQIDMPQDMQRAMARQAEAERDRRAKIINADGEFQAAQRLSDAAKIIAENPMALQLRYLQTLNEISSTNNTTMIMPIPLDIIREVGRSFSSGNSSNDANNTVNAGVK from the coding sequence ATGCAAGGTTTCGGAGTTTTATTTATATCTGTAATAATAATTGTTGCTATTATGATTATTCTGTATGCCGTAAGAATCATAACAGAGTACGACAGAGCGGTTATATTCAGACTCGGCAGAGCGATAGCCGTCAAGGGTCCCGGAATAATCTTATTATGGCCGGTAATAGACAGAATGATCAGGGTCAGCTTAAGAATACTTACCTTTGAAGTTCCGTCTCAGGACGTGATAACAAAAGATAATGTTACCTTAAAGATATCCGCAGTGGTTTATTTTAAAATAGTTGATCCTCTTAATGCAGTAGTACAGGTAGCCGATTATTATAATGCTATTTCTCAGCTTGCTCAAACTACTTTAAGGAGCATCTGCGGTGAAGCAGAACTTGATAAACTTTTGGCAGAACGTGAAAAGATAAATGCAGAAATGCAGGATATATTAGATAAACATACAGGGCCATGGGGAATTAAAATTACTATAGTGGAACTAAAACAAATCGATATGCCGCAAGATATGCAAAGAGCTATGGCAAGACAGGCAGAAGCAGAAAGAGACAGAAGAGCAAAAATAATCAACGCCGACGGAGAATTTCAGGCGGCTCAAAGATTAAGCGACGCTGCTAAAATCATAGCTGAAAATCCGATGGCGCTGCAGTTAAGATATTTGCAGACGCTGAATGAGATATCTTCTACAAATAATACTACAATGATAATGCCTATCCCTTTAGATATCATAAGAGAGGTAGGGAGAAGTTTCAGTTCGGGTAATTCGTCTAATGACGCAAACAATACCGTTAATGCAGGTGTTAAATAA
- the nusG gene encoding transcription termination/antitermination factor NusG: protein MKWYAVHTYSGFEDQVKIGLEERIASSELKKYFGEIIIPKEDVIEKGIKGVKKRVQRKFLPGYIFVNMQINTETWHLLKGTPKVTGFVGDQLNPQCVDEFEIEKIKAQINEGIKRPKSKIEFSKNDSVKIIDGPFSGFNGVVDDVKSDKNKLEVLVSIFGRATPVELDFTQVERN, encoded by the coding sequence ATGAAATGGTACGCTGTTCACACATATTCCGGATTTGAAGATCAGGTAAAAATCGGATTAGAGGAGAGAATTGCTTCCAGCGAACTCAAAAAATATTTTGGCGAAATTATAATTCCTAAAGAAGACGTTATAGAAAAAGGTATAAAGGGAGTAAAAAAAAGGGTACAGAGGAAGTTTTTGCCAGGTTATATATTTGTCAATATGCAAATAAATACAGAAACATGGCATTTGCTTAAAGGTACCCCTAAAGTAACGGGATTTGTCGGTGACCAATTGAATCCGCAATGTGTAGATGAATTTGAGATAGAAAAAATTAAAGCACAGATAAATGAAGGAATAAAACGTCCTAAATCTAAAATAGAGTTTTCTAAAAACGATAGTGTTAAAATTATTGACGGTCCTTTTTCAGGTTTTAACGGTGTTGTAGATGATGTAAAATCAGATAAAAATAAATTAGAAGTTCTTGTTTCTATTTTTGGCAGAGCAACGCCGGTTGAACTTGATTTTACCCAAGTTGAAAGAAATTAA
- a CDS encoding cyclase family protein yields MYIDASLTVEDGMVHWPKDPEVIIKQFSSIKNGNTANNTHLSFGTHTGTHIDAPHHFYEEGIGIDKLKLESLIGECLVIEVPETYKAITEDFLKTQNINSGGRILFKTKNSKIISIDKNFHEDYVYVANDAAQYMVNKGVILVGVDYLSVEGFGKGHETHRALLGAGIIIIESLYLEHVEPGRYKLIALPVKIKDSDGAPARVILEK; encoded by the coding sequence ATGTATATTGATGCAAGTTTAACGGTTGAGGATGGAATGGTTCATTGGCCGAAAGACCCTGAAGTTATTATAAAACAATTTTCAAGTATTAAAAACGGCAATACCGCTAATAATACGCATCTTTCTTTTGGAACGCATACCGGAACGCATATAGATGCTCCGCATCATTTTTATGAAGAGGGGATAGGAATAGATAAATTAAAATTAGAAAGTCTTATAGGAGAATGTCTTGTTATAGAAGTTCCTGAAACATATAAGGCTATAACGGAAGATTTCCTTAAAACGCAAAATATTAACAGCGGCGGCAGGATATTGTTTAAAACAAAAAATTCTAAAATTATATCGATAGATAAAAATTTTCATGAAGATTATGTATATGTCGCAAATGACGCCGCTCAATATATGGTCAATAAAGGCGTAATACTCGTAGGCGTAGATTATCTTTCGGTAGAAGGTTTCGGTAAAGGGCATGAAACCCACAGGGCTTTGCTTGGCGCAGGAATTATTATTATTGAAAGTCTTTATCTTGAGCACGTTGAGCCCGGCAGATATAAACTCATAGCGCTCCCCGTCAAAATAAAAGATTCAGACGGAGCACCTGCAAGAGTAATATTAGAAAAATAA
- the zwf gene encoding glucose-6-phosphate dehydrogenase, translated as MKGLNPCGIIIFGASGDLAHIKIFPALYNLWDEGFFPDNFFITGFARTKMDDEQFRKTIYDSMNIYCRKKPIDAKHFKDFSKHINYLSMSYNDIKSYESLNTFTETKSKEYGMPKNLIFYLSTPPSVYQDVVEGLNNSGLASNKEQKDGFSRIVIEKPFGYDYESANELNSNILSAFQERQIYRIDHYLGKETVQNILAFRFANAIFEPVWNNKYIDHIQISALESIGVGSRAGYFDNAGIIRDMMQNHMMQLLSLVAIEPPAIFDADDLSNEKAKLLKSVRRLTINDVRNNVVRGQYDRGIIGDNEEALSYREEKGIPVDSITDTYVALKLYIDNYRWAGVPFYIRSGKRIKEHKTEIAVYLKKLPHSLFGKNSIENLEQNIITITIQPNEGIELKIGAKSPGFKMEIEPVELSFFYKSSFKGTPPEAYERLLYDIMEGDQTLFYRTDNMLISWKLIGDIINGWKSLPAPLFPNYESGSWGPKEADELINKDGRAWHNEI; from the coding sequence ATGAAAGGACTTAATCCATGCGGTATTATAATATTCGGCGCAAGCGGAGATTTGGCGCATATTAAAATTTTTCCCGCTTTATATAATTTGTGGGATGAAGGTTTTTTTCCGGATAATTTTTTCATTACAGGTTTTGCAAGGACTAAAATGGACGATGAGCAATTCAGAAAAACAATTTATGACTCTATGAATATATATTGCAGAAAAAAACCTATAGACGCCAAGCATTTTAAAGATTTTTCCAAGCATATAAACTATCTTTCTATGAGTTATAACGATATTAAAAGTTACGAATCACTGAATACATTTACAGAAACGAAGTCCAAAGAATACGGCATGCCCAAAAATTTAATATTTTATCTATCCACACCGCCAAGTGTTTATCAGGACGTTGTTGAAGGTTTAAATAATTCTGGTCTGGCTTCCAATAAAGAACAAAAAGACGGTTTTTCCAGAATAGTTATAGAAAAGCCTTTCGGCTACGATTACGAAAGTGCAAATGAATTGAACAGCAATATCTTATCTGCATTTCAGGAACGGCAAATTTACAGAATAGACCATTATCTTGGAAAAGAAACCGTACAGAATATACTCGCTTTCAGGTTTGCCAATGCAATATTTGAACCTGTATGGAATAATAAATATATCGACCATATTCAGATTTCAGCGTTGGAATCAATAGGCGTCGGGTCACGCGCAGGTTATTTTGATAATGCAGGTATAATAAGAGACATGATGCAAAATCATATGATGCAGCTGCTGTCGTTAGTTGCTATCGAACCGCCTGCCATATTTGATGCCGATGATTTAAGCAATGAAAAGGCCAAATTATTAAAGAGCGTAAGAAGATTGACGATAAACGACGTTAGAAATAATGTTGTGCGCGGTCAATATGATAGAGGGATAATAGGCGATAACGAAGAAGCGCTGAGCTATAGAGAAGAAAAAGGTATTCCGGTTGATTCTATCACTGATACGTATGTTGCTCTGAAACTATATATTGATAACTATAGGTGGGCAGGTGTCCCTTTTTACATAAGGTCTGGAAAAAGAATAAAAGAGCACAAAACAGAAATTGCTGTTTATTTAAAAAAATTACCGCATAGCCTTTTCGGCAAAAATTCCATTGAAAATCTTGAGCAGAATATTATTACGATAACTATTCAGCCAAATGAAGGTATAGAGCTGAAAATAGGAGCAAAATCTCCAGGGTTTAAAATGGAAATAGAACCTGTGGAACTTTCTTTTTTCTATAAATCTTCATTTAAAGGTACCCCGCCTGAAGCGTATGAAAGATTGCTGTATGATATAATGGAAGGAGACCAGACATTGTTTTACAGAACTGACAATATGCTTATTTCGTGGAAATTAATCGGAGACATTATCAACGGCTGGAAAAGTTTACCTGCGCCGCTGTTTCCAAATTACGAATCCGGTTCATGGGGACCAAAGGAAGCAGATGAATTAATTAATAAAGACGGAAGAGCATGGCATAATGAAATATAA
- the rpmG gene encoding 50S ribosomal protein L33, whose amino-acid sequence MREIITLACSQCKQRNYTTTKNKKSTTDKLLLKKYCKFCKTHTEHKETR is encoded by the coding sequence ATGAGAGAAATTATTACACTGGCATGCAGTCAATGTAAACAGAGAAACTATACTACTACAAAAAATAAAAAATCTACTACGGATAAATTATTGCTTAAAAAATATTGCAAATTTTGCAAAACGCATACCGAGCATAAAGAAACACGTTAA
- a CDS encoding transketolase, producing MQLKKGFDRDGLSNEEISLLKNFAKKCRGDILKMTTVASSGHPGGSMSSIDIYSILYGCGFVYNDNPFKEDRDIILVSHGHTSPGVYSALGNYGFFDVDDAITWFRYAGSPFEGHIEKYVPGVEWDTGNLGQGLSAACGFALASRLHGYNNHIYCIMGDGEQTKGQISEARRFAVKYKLNNLTVIVDHNGLQIGGKISDVMPDNIKQNFEADGFYTFEIDGHNFNDIYAAVKKAHSIDAPVAIIANTVMGKGVSFMENNAKFHGSTLNEEDCRKALKELAEPDNLVEYIDRRKQKFSIKPLAVRKNNYILIQNAESAITYTREKNIDNRSAFGNALADIAKKYKEETGVQRLPVAVFDCDLEGSVKTGSFRSLFPENFFESGIEEHNTATISGAVSTAGIMSFFADFGVFGIDEVYNQQRLNDINHTNLKVVCTHSGIDVGEDGKTHQCIDYFGLLNSTFGFKVILPADPNQTDRAIRYIASHEGNFAVIMGRSIIPVILNDKNSPAFGNDYEFKYGKMDKIIDGGDLCIISTGNMAVHAIEGAKMLQKDGIKPMLLNVSCPSDIDIEDLETAAKTGLIITIEDHNVKTGVGTAIGSLLAENNIQTKFKKLGAAFYSSSGKPADLYRIAGLSPEGLYNAVKKIL from the coding sequence ATGCAATTAAAAAAAGGATTTGACAGGGACGGGTTATCAAACGAAGAAATATCATTGTTAAAAAATTTCGCTAAAAAATGCAGAGGCGATATATTAAAAATGACTACGGTCGCATCATCAGGACACCCGGGCGGCTCTATGTCCTCTATTGATATTTATTCTATTTTATACGGCTGCGGCTTTGTTTATAATGATAATCCGTTTAAAGAAGACAGAGATATTATTCTTGTAAGCCACGGTCATACATCCCCCGGAGTTTATTCTGCGTTAGGGAACTATGGTTTTTTTGATGTGGATGATGCTATCACATGGTTCAGATATGCAGGCTCGCCTTTTGAAGGGCATATAGAAAAATATGTTCCAGGTGTAGAATGGGATACCGGAAATCTAGGGCAAGGTCTTTCTGCCGCCTGCGGATTTGCGCTTGCTTCAAGACTGCATGGCTATAATAATCATATTTACTGCATTATGGGTGACGGAGAGCAGACAAAAGGGCAGATATCGGAAGCCCGCAGATTCGCCGTTAAATATAAATTAAATAATTTAACGGTAATAGTTGACCATAACGGCTTGCAGATAGGCGGAAAAATATCCGACGTTATGCCTGACAATATAAAACAAAATTTTGAAGCTGACGGATTTTATACATTTGAAATTGACGGTCACAATTTTAACGACATATATGCAGCAGTTAAAAAAGCGCATTCAATCGATGCCCCTGTCGCGATTATTGCAAACACGGTAATGGGAAAGGGTGTTTCTTTTATGGAAAATAACGCTAAATTTCACGGTTCTACTTTGAATGAGGAAGACTGCAGAAAAGCTTTGAAAGAACTTGCAGAACCGGATAATTTAGTCGAATATATTGACAGAAGAAAACAGAAATTTTCAATTAAACCGCTGGCTGTGCGGAAAAATAATTATATTTTAATTCAAAACGCAGAAAGCGCAATTACTTATACCAGAGAAAAAAATATAGACAACAGGTCTGCTTTTGGAAATGCATTGGCTGATATTGCAAAGAAATACAAGGAAGAAACAGGAGTTCAAAGGTTGCCCGTTGCAGTGTTTGATTGCGACCTTGAGGGTTCTGTCAAAACCGGCAGTTTCAGGTCGCTGTTTCCAGAGAATTTTTTTGAATCAGGTATAGAAGAGCACAATACTGCTACAATATCCGGTGCGGTATCAACTGCCGGCATTATGTCATTTTTTGCAGATTTTGGCGTATTCGGTATCGACGAAGTTTACAATCAGCAAAGATTAAACGATATAAATCATACAAATCTTAAAGTAGTCTGCACTCACAGCGGTATAGACGTAGGCGAGGACGGAAAAACGCATCAGTGCATCGATTATTTCGGTCTGTTAAATTCGACATTCGGATTTAAAGTAATATTGCCTGCCGACCCCAATCAAACTGACAGAGCTATAAGATATATAGCGTCGCATGAAGGTAATTTTGCCGTTATAATGGGCCGTTCAATTATACCGGTTATTTTAAACGATAAGAACAGCCCTGCATTTGGAAATGATTATGAATTTAAATACGGTAAAATGGATAAAATAATAGACGGCGGCGATCTCTGTATTATCTCCACAGGAAATATGGCGGTACACGCTATTGAAGGAGCGAAAATGCTTCAGAAAGACGGAATAAAGCCGATGCTTCTGAATGTATCCTGTCCTTCAGATATAGACATTGAAGATTTGGAAACAGCAGCTAAGACTGGTTTGATAATTACAATTGAGGACCATAATGTAAAAACAGGGGTAGGTACTGCTATAGGTTCTCTGCTTGCAGAGAATAATATTCAAACAAAATTTAAAAAATTAGGCGCAGCTTTTTATTCTTCTTCCGGTAAACCTGCAGATCTTTACAGGATAGCAGGTCTTTCGCCGGAAGGTCTTTATAATGCGGTTAAAAAAATTTTATGA
- a CDS encoding 50S ribosomal protein L1: MKKRGKKYLEALKKAEIGKNKYYGLEEAVKNVAELHFAKFDESVDIAINLGVDVRKADQQVRGAVVLPHGTGKVIKILVFAKAEKEREAINAGADYVGQDDMIAKVQQGFMDFNRVVATPDMMASVGKLGKILGPRGLMPNPKVGTVTFDIARTVKELKEGRIEFKAEKNGILHASIGKVSFGALKLKENVAALLDTVLKLKPASSKGLYIKKVSLSSTMGVGINIDIVNLRTELNF; this comes from the coding sequence ATGAAAAAAAGAGGAAAGAAATATTTAGAAGCTTTAAAAAAAGCAGAGATAGGCAAAAATAAATATTATGGATTAGAAGAAGCTGTTAAAAATGTAGCGGAGCTGCATTTTGCAAAATTTGACGAATCAGTAGATATTGCCATTAATCTCGGTGTAGATGTGAGAAAAGCAGATCAGCAGGTTAGAGGCGCCGTAGTGCTGCCTCACGGGACAGGAAAAGTTATTAAAATTCTTGTTTTTGCAAAAGCCGAAAAAGAACGTGAGGCAATTAACGCCGGAGCCGATTATGTCGGTCAGGATGATATGATTGCAAAAGTTCAGCAGGGATTTATGGATTTCAACCGTGTTGTTGCCACGCCGGATATGATGGCCAGTGTCGGAAAATTAGGTAAAATTTTAGGTCCAAGAGGTCTGATGCCAAATCCAAAAGTCGGGACTGTTACATTCGATATTGCCAGGACTGTAAAAGAATTAAAAGAAGGCAGAATTGAATTTAAAGCTGAGAAGAATGGTATACTTCATGCATCTATCGGAAAAGTTTCTTTTGGAGCTTTAAAATTAAAAGAAAATGTCGCCGCTTTATTGGATACGGTATTAAAATTAAAACCTGCGTCCAGTAAGGGTTTGTATATCAAAAAAGTTTCGTTATCTTCGACAATGGGGGTAGGCATTAATATTGATATTGTTAATTTAAGAACGGAACTTAATTTTTAA
- the gnd gene encoding decarboxylating 6-phosphogluconate dehydrogenase produces MELGMVGLGKMGINMVFRLLEGGHKVVVFNRTRSKEEPVKNKGAVGSDSIEELVSKLSTPRIVWLMVPAGGTTDLMIEEVSKYVEKGDIVIDGGNSYYKDSIRRHDLLKEKGINFLDAGTSGGIWGLKEGYCSMVGGEKEIFEYCEPIFKTLAPEKGYLYTGKSGAGHYVKMVHNAIEYGMMEAYAEGFEILKTSDFNINLTEVTELWRHGSVVRSWLLDLANNAFKLDPELKNLGPTVDDSGEGRWTLKEAIDNAVPAPVLAESVFARFRSRQENSFANRVLAALRHQFGGHPVH; encoded by the coding sequence ATGGAACTCGGTATGGTAGGTTTGGGAAAAATGGGCATCAATATGGTATTCAGACTTTTAGAAGGCGGGCATAAAGTAGTTGTATTTAACAGGACAAGGTCTAAAGAAGAACCTGTGAAAAATAAAGGCGCCGTCGGATCAGATTCTATAGAAGAATTAGTTTCAAAACTATCAACCCCAAGGATTGTCTGGCTTATGGTGCCTGCGGGGGGTACTACGGATTTAATGATTGAAGAAGTATCTAAATATGTTGAGAAAGGCGATATTGTAATTGACGGAGGCAACTCATATTATAAAGACTCTATAAGAAGACATGATTTACTTAAAGAAAAAGGAATTAATTTTCTTGATGCCGGTACAAGCGGAGGCATATGGGGACTTAAAGAAGGCTACTGCTCTATGGTAGGCGGCGAAAAAGAAATTTTTGAATATTGTGAACCTATATTTAAAACCTTAGCGCCTGAAAAAGGATATCTTTATACTGGAAAATCAGGTGCAGGACACTATGTTAAGATGGTTCACAATGCGATAGAATACGGAATGATGGAAGCATATGCAGAAGGTTTTGAAATTTTAAAAACAAGCGATTTTAATATAAATTTGACCGAGGTTACGGAATTATGGAGGCATGGATCTGTTGTCAGGTCGTGGCTTCTGGACTTAGCCAATAATGCATTTAAGTTAGACCCTGAATTAAAGAATCTCGGTCCTACCGTTGATGATTCAGGCGAAGGCAGATGGACATTAAAAGAAGCTATAGACAATGCCGTTCCTGCCCCTGTGCTTGCGGAATCGGTGTTTGCAAGATTCAGATCCAGACAGGAAAATTCTTTCGCAAACAGAGTCCTTGCAGCCTTAAGGCATCAGTTTGGCGGACATCCGGTTCATTAA
- the tal gene encoding transaldolase — MNIDLLISNRKKFGELIKCGQSPWLDNISRCMIDSGELKLLVDNNIITGITSNPSIFEKAIDSGKCNYPETIKKMSSQGLDTFEVYDAITQRDIKDAAKILYPIYEKTHGKDGFVSIEVPPDIATDTETSIKEADRIFHSINEPNLLIKIPATTEGLSAIARIIGKGINVNVTLMFSITHYINVADAYMEGLEMAHKNGIDINKIHSVASVFISRLDTMIDNLLDNLLNKAGGDAKNGIISLKGQAAVANAKIIYNKFTDIFNGERFKKLESMGANIQRPLWASTSTKNPDYYDLKYVEPLVAKNTVNTLPEPTIESIADHGNIKPDTAELDVESSGNILNELKKIGIDTEQAGEILQKEGVKSFEESYNKLLDSIKNV, encoded by the coding sequence ATGAACATAGATTTATTAATATCTAACAGAAAAAAATTTGGAGAACTTATTAAATGCGGGCAGAGTCCATGGTTAGACAATATATCAAGATGCATGATTGATTCAGGCGAACTGAAATTGCTGGTCGATAATAATATAATTACAGGAATTACCTCAAATCCGTCTATATTTGAAAAAGCGATTGATTCAGGCAAATGCAACTATCCGGAAACAATAAAAAAAATGTCGTCACAAGGTCTTGATACTTTTGAGGTATATGATGCTATTACTCAGAGAGATATAAAAGATGCCGCTAAAATACTTTATCCTATTTATGAAAAAACGCACGGCAAAGACGGATTCGTCAGCATAGAAGTCCCGCCTGATATTGCAACAGACACAGAAACTTCAATTAAAGAAGCCGATAGGATTTTTCATTCAATAAATGAACCCAATCTGCTGATTAAAATACCTGCTACAACAGAAGGTTTATCGGCTATAGCACGAATTATCGGAAAAGGGATTAATGTCAACGTTACGCTGATGTTTTCTATAACACATTATATAAATGTTGCCGACGCTTATATGGAAGGCTTGGAAATGGCGCATAAAAACGGAATAGATATAAATAAAATTCATAGTGTAGCCAGTGTTTTTATAAGCAGGCTTGATACAATGATAGATAATCTATTGGATAATTTGCTGAATAAAGCCGGCGGGGATGCCAAAAACGGTATAATTTCCTTAAAGGGTCAGGCAGCGGTTGCTAACGCAAAGATTATATATAATAAATTTACAGATATATTCAACGGAGAAAGATTTAAAAAATTAGAATCTATGGGCGCTAATATTCAAAGACCATTGTGGGCTAGTACCAGCACTAAGAATCCGGATTATTATGATTTAAAATACGTAGAACCTTTAGTTGCAAAAAATACGGTAAATACACTCCCGGAACCGACCATAGAAAGCATCGCAGACCATGGAAATATTAAACCTGATACGGCAGAGCTTGATGTTGAGAGTTCTGGAAATATTTTAAATGAGCTAAAAAAAATAGGCATAGATACTGAGCAGGCAGGAGAAATTTTGCAAAAAGAAGGCGTTAAATCATTTGAGGAATCGTATAATAAACTGTTAGATTCAATTAAAAATGTTTGA
- the tuf gene encoding elongation factor Tu: MSKEKFDRSKPHVNIGTIGHVDHGKTTLTAAITKVLSRKGKDFANFKSYDQIDNAPEERERGITIATSHVEYSTDKRHYAHVDCPGHADYVKNMITGAAQMDGAILVVSAADGPMPQTREHILLARQVGVPYIVVFLNKVDMVDDPELLELVELEVRELLTSYNFPGDTVPVIKGSALKALEADTDNEWTAKIIELMDAVDEYIPLPKRDIDKPFLMPVEDVFSISGRGTVATGRVERGIVKVGDEVELVGIQATTKTVVTGIEMFRKLLDEGRAGDNVGVLLRGKKREDIERGMVLAKPGSITPHKKFKVEAYILTKEEGGRHTPFFNGYRPQFYFRTTDVTGVCTLPEGVEMVMPGDNVSMAVELITPIAAEKELRFAIREGGHTVGAGVVTEVVE, from the coding sequence ATGTCCAAAGAAAAATTTGACAGATCAAAGCCGCATGTCAATATAGGCACAATAGGTCACGTAGATCACGGCAAAACAACTTTAACCGCAGCTATTACCAAGGTTCTTTCAAGAAAAGGCAAGGACTTTGCAAATTTTAAATCATACGATCAGATTGACAATGCTCCGGAAGAAAGAGAAAGAGGAATCACGATAGCCACTTCTCATGTAGAGTATTCGACTGATAAGCGCCATTATGCTCATGTCGACTGTCCGGGTCATGCCGATTATGTTAAAAATATGATTACCGGCGCAGCTCAGATGGACGGCGCAATTCTTGTAGTTTCGGCTGCAGACGGACCTATGCCTCAAACAAGAGAGCATATTCTTTTAGCGCGTCAGGTAGGAGTTCCCTATATTGTCGTATTTTTAAATAAAGTAGATATGGTTGATGATCCTGAGCTGTTAGAACTCGTCGAATTAGAAGTAAGAGAGCTTTTGACGTCTTATAATTTTCCGGGAGATACCGTTCCTGTAATAAAAGGCTCTGCTCTTAAAGCATTAGAAGCGGATACTGATAACGAATGGACTGCTAAGATAATAGAGCTCATGGATGCGGTAGACGAGTATATACCGCTTCCTAAAAGAGACATAGATAAACCTTTCCTGATGCCGGTTGAAGATGTATTTTCAATATCAGGCAGAGGAACGGTAGCAACGGGCAGAGTAGAAAGAGGAATAGTTAAGGTAGGAGACGAAGTCGAGCTTGTAGGTATTCAGGCAACGACTAAAACAGTAGTTACCGGAATTGAAATGTTCAGAAAATTACTCGATGAAGGCAGAGCCGGCGATAATGTCGGAGTCCTTTTAAGAGGCAAGAAACGTGAAGATATAGAAAGAGGTATGGTTCTGGCTAAACCCGGTTCTATTACCCCGCATAAAAAATTTAAAGTTGAAGCCTATATATTAACTAAAGAAGAAGGCGGTCGTCATACTCCGTTTTTTAACGGTTATCGTCCGCAGTTTTACTTTAGGACTACAGATGTTACAGGAGTCTGCACATTGCCTGAAGGTGTTGAAATGGTAATGCCCGGAGATAACGTTTCTATGGCGGTTGAACTTATAACGCCTATAGCGGCCGAAAAGGAGCTGAGATTTGCCATAAGAGAAGGCGGACATACGGTTGGCGCCGGTGTTGTAACAGAGGTTGTAGAATAA
- the secE gene encoding preprotein translocase subunit SecE, with translation MKTNVLELIKKGKKYLYDVKAELGKIVWPERDKATKTTYVVLVFIVLVTIFLGLVDIGFSKVISFII, from the coding sequence ATGAAAACAAATGTCCTGGAACTTATAAAGAAAGGGAAAAAATATTTATATGATGTAAAAGCCGAATTAGGCAAAATAGTTTGGCCGGAAAGGGATAAGGCAACTAAAACTACTTATGTTGTTTTAGTTTTTATAGTGCTCGTAACAATATTTTTAGGACTTGTTGATATCGGGTTTTCTAAGGTTATTTCCTTTATAATTTGA
- the rplK gene encoding 50S ribosomal protein L11, with product MAVKKIQALVKLQIVGGKANPAPPVGPALGQHGVNIMEFCKQFNEKTKSQEGTVIPVVITIYADRSFDFILKTPPASVLLTQAAGIPKGSGQPNKNKVASISKSKVIEIAKTKMPDLNTKNIDSAVNIIKGTARSMGIDITD from the coding sequence ATGGCAGTTAAAAAAATTCAAGCGTTAGTCAAACTCCAAATTGTTGGAGGCAAGGCGAATCCAGCGCCTCCTGTCGGACCTGCGCTGGGTCAGCACGGCGTGAATATTATGGAGTTTTGTAAGCAATTCAATGAAAAAACCAAAAGTCAGGAAGGTACGGTTATTCCGGTTGTTATAACAATATATGCAGACAGGTCTTTCGATTTTATTTTAAAAACACCGCCAGCTTCCGTTCTTTTAACTCAGGCAGCCGGAATTCCAAAAGGCTCCGGTCAGCCAAATAAAAATAAAGTAGCATCAATATCAAAATCAAAAGTAATTGAAATTGCAAAAACGAAGATGCCGGATCTTAATACTAAAAATATAGACAGCGCCGTTAACATTATAAAGGGTACTGCAAGAAGTATGGGTATAGATATAACGGATTAA
- a CDS encoding DoxX family membrane protein, with protein MSLKNSNIWVGLLRIYIGLFFLYAVHFKLDPYFFSSFHDKIVYYAGHDPIVFYADFLNNYVIPNSFLFALMVVIGELAAGLLLSVGFLTRIAAVVGIFLNLNYLLAMYWISPASLGINLTFIICEFVIILSDAGKTLGLDGFSFF; from the coding sequence ATGAGTTTAAAAAATAGCAATATATGGGTCGGGCTGCTCAGAATTTACATAGGCTTGTTCTTTTTATACGCGGTTCATTTTAAACTTGACCCTTATTTTTTCTCTTCCTTTCACGACAAAATAGTTTATTATGCGGGACACGACCCTATTGTATTTTATGCTGACTTTTTAAATAATTATGTAATTCCGAATTCGTTTTTGTTTGCTTTAATGGTTGTTATAGGTGAACTTGCAGCAGGACTTTTGCTGTCGGTCGGCTTTTTAACGCGAATAGCGGCTGTTGTCGGAATTTTTTTAAATTTAAATTATTTGCTGGCGATGTATTGGATATCGCCTGCAAGTCTCGGTATTAATCTGACGTTTATAATATGCGAATTTGTAATTATATTATCGGACGCAGGCAAGACACTTGGATTAGACGGGTTCAGTTTTTTTTGA